One stretch of Burkholderia pyrrocinia DNA includes these proteins:
- a CDS encoding Lrp/AsnC family transcriptional regulator codes for MSASPKRLDRIDIGILNQLQQNARITNAELARAVNLSTTPCFNRVRALEKLGLFRQQVTLLDPEPLGLRINVFIQVSLEKQVEDALQRFEEAISQRPEVMECYLMSGDADYLLRVVMPDMRTLERFIIERLTTIPGVSNIRSSFALKQVRYKTALPLPPAGLTLVDPDESASDWG; via the coding sequence ATGAGCGCCTCCCCCAAGCGGCTCGACCGCATCGACATCGGCATCCTGAACCAGCTTCAGCAGAACGCGCGGATCACGAACGCGGAACTCGCGCGCGCGGTGAACCTGTCGACCACGCCGTGCTTCAACCGCGTGCGCGCGCTGGAGAAGCTCGGGCTGTTCCGGCAGCAGGTCACGCTGCTCGATCCCGAGCCGCTCGGGCTGCGGATCAACGTGTTCATCCAGGTCAGCCTCGAGAAGCAGGTCGAGGACGCGCTGCAGCGCTTCGAGGAAGCGATCTCGCAGCGGCCCGAGGTGATGGAGTGCTATTTGATGTCGGGCGACGCCGACTATCTGTTGCGCGTCGTGATGCCCGACATGCGCACGCTCGAGCGTTTCATCATCGAGCGGCTGACGACGATTCCCGGCGTGTCGAACATCCGGTCGAGCTTCGCGCTGAAGCAGGTGCGCTACAAGACCGCGCTGCCGCTGCCGCCGGCAGGGCTCACGCTCGTCGATCCGGACGAGTCGGCATCCGACTGGGGTTGA